The Planococcus versutus genome contains a region encoding:
- the carB gene encoding carbamoyl-phosphate synthase large subunit: MPKRQDIQSILVIGSGPIVIGQAAEFDYAGTQACLALKEEGYRVILINSNPATIMTDTEIADKVYIEPITLEFVSRILRKERPDALLPTLGGQTGLNMAIELDESGILDELNIEILGTKLEAIHKAEDRDLFRTLMNELGEPVPDSDIIHNMAEAENFVDRIGYPVIVRPAFTLGGTGGGICENYEQLKEIVASGLKYSPVTQCLLEKSIAGFKEIEYEVMRDKNDTAIVVCNMENIDPVGIHTGDSIVVAPSQTLSDREYQMLRNVSLKIIRALKIEGGCNVQLALDPFSFNYYIIEVNPRVSRSSALASKATGYPIAKLAAKIAVGLTLDEMMNPVTGRTYAAFEPALDYVVTKIPRWPFDKFESAKRNLGTQMKATGEVMAMGRTFEESILKAVRSLETGQFHLELKNADSMSDEWIQKRICRAGDERLFFIGEALRRGVTIETINEWSQIDLFFLKKFENIVKYEENLKNAPFDYDTARRAKRLGFADRTIAKLWNTTEQQVYNWRKEQKLMPVYKMVDTCAAEFESETPYFYGTYEDENESVKTDKESVIVLGSGPIRIGQGVEFDYATVHSVWAIKEAGYEAIIVNNNPETVSTDFSISDKLYFEPLTIEDVMHIVDLEQPKGVVVQFGGQTAINLAEKLEQNGVKILGTSLEDTDRAENRNKFEAALHEIGIPQPLGKTAVNADEAIIIAADIGYPVLVRPSYVLGGRAMEIVYNEEDLKYYMEHAVEASPEHPVLVDRYLTGIEIEVDAISDGEHVLIPGIMEHIERAGVHSGDSIAVYPTQNISTELLDTLVDYTTRLAKGLNIIGLLNIQYVISKGEVFVIEVNPRSSRTVPFMSKITSIPMANIATKAILGQSIVDQGFTPGLAPISKGVFVKVPVFSFAKLRRVDITLGPEMKSTGEVMGKDTTLEKALYKGLAAAGMEVKDHGTVLLTVADKDKEEAIGLAKRFKAIGYQIMATGGTAKAFEEAGIIVAPVGKIGSEGKTLLDVIQNGDTQIVINTLTKGKQPERDGFRIRRESVENGIPCLTSLDTAEAMLRVIESMTFSAEEMGAGI; the protein is encoded by the coding sequence ATGCCTAAAAGACAAGACATTCAAAGTATACTCGTCATCGGATCAGGTCCTATTGTCATCGGACAAGCAGCAGAGTTTGACTATGCAGGAACACAAGCATGTCTTGCATTAAAAGAAGAAGGCTACCGCGTTATCTTGATCAACTCGAATCCAGCGACAATCATGACAGACACTGAAATTGCAGATAAAGTCTATATCGAGCCGATTACACTGGAATTTGTTAGCCGCATCTTGCGGAAAGAACGTCCCGATGCACTATTGCCGACACTTGGCGGACAAACTGGACTGAATATGGCAATCGAACTTGATGAGTCAGGCATTCTAGATGAGTTGAATATCGAAATCTTAGGCACGAAGCTTGAAGCCATTCATAAAGCAGAAGATCGTGACTTGTTCCGAACGCTGATGAACGAACTTGGCGAACCCGTTCCAGATTCGGATATTATTCACAATATGGCAGAAGCTGAAAATTTCGTTGATCGTATCGGTTATCCAGTTATTGTGCGTCCTGCTTTTACACTAGGTGGAACAGGCGGAGGCATTTGCGAAAATTACGAACAGCTGAAAGAAATTGTTGCGAGCGGCTTAAAATACAGCCCGGTTACACAATGTTTACTAGAAAAATCAATTGCCGGCTTTAAAGAAATCGAGTACGAAGTAATGCGTGATAAAAACGATACAGCAATTGTTGTTTGTAACATGGAAAACATTGATCCAGTCGGTATCCACACAGGTGATTCGATCGTTGTCGCGCCAAGCCAAACTTTATCAGACCGTGAGTACCAAATGCTGCGTAATGTATCCTTGAAAATTATTCGCGCATTGAAAATCGAAGGTGGCTGCAACGTTCAGTTGGCATTAGATCCATTTAGTTTTAACTACTACATTATCGAAGTAAATCCGCGTGTCAGTCGTTCTTCAGCGCTGGCGTCAAAAGCGACAGGTTATCCAATTGCGAAACTAGCGGCAAAAATTGCTGTCGGTTTAACTTTAGATGAAATGATGAACCCAGTTACTGGCCGCACCTATGCTGCATTCGAGCCGGCGCTTGATTATGTGGTAACAAAAATTCCACGCTGGCCGTTTGATAAATTCGAATCAGCCAAACGCAATCTAGGAACGCAAATGAAAGCAACAGGCGAAGTAATGGCAATGGGTCGTACATTCGAAGAGTCTATTTTAAAAGCTGTCCGTTCATTAGAAACAGGGCAATTCCACTTAGAGTTAAAAAATGCGGATAGCATGAGTGATGAATGGATTCAAAAACGTATTTGCCGCGCAGGAGATGAGCGTTTATTCTTTATCGGCGAAGCACTTCGCCGCGGAGTGACGATTGAAACCATCAATGAATGGAGCCAAATCGATTTATTCTTCTTAAAGAAATTCGAAAACATCGTAAAATACGAAGAAAATTTGAAAAATGCACCATTTGATTACGACACAGCGAGACGCGCCAAACGTTTAGGTTTTGCAGACCGGACAATCGCGAAGCTATGGAATACCACTGAACAGCAAGTGTATAACTGGCGCAAAGAACAAAAATTAATGCCGGTTTACAAAATGGTCGATACATGTGCGGCAGAGTTTGAATCGGAAACGCCTTATTTTTACGGCACGTATGAAGATGAAAATGAGTCAGTAAAAACAGACAAAGAGTCGGTCATTGTTCTCGGTTCAGGCCCAATCCGTATCGGTCAAGGCGTTGAATTCGACTATGCGACGGTGCACTCTGTATGGGCGATTAAAGAAGCGGGTTACGAAGCGATAATCGTCAACAATAATCCGGAAACCGTTTCAACCGATTTCTCGATTTCCGATAAATTGTATTTTGAACCGCTGACAATCGAAGATGTTATGCATATTGTCGATCTGGAGCAGCCAAAAGGAGTTGTCGTTCAATTCGGCGGACAGACAGCCATTAACTTAGCTGAAAAACTTGAGCAAAACGGTGTTAAAATTTTAGGAACTTCACTAGAAGATACAGACAGAGCAGAAAATCGCAACAAATTCGAAGCAGCTTTGCACGAAATCGGCATTCCACAACCTTTAGGAAAAACGGCTGTTAATGCAGACGAAGCCATCATTATCGCTGCGGATATCGGTTATCCGGTACTCGTTCGTCCTTCGTATGTACTTGGAGGACGCGCAATGGAAATCGTTTACAACGAAGAAGACTTGAAATATTATATGGAACACGCAGTAGAAGCGAGTCCAGAACACCCGGTACTAGTCGACCGTTACTTAACAGGAATCGAAATTGAAGTCGATGCCATTTCAGATGGTGAACATGTCTTAATTCCGGGGATCATGGAACATATTGAACGTGCAGGCGTTCACTCGGGCGACTCGATCGCAGTTTACCCAACACAAAATATTTCAACAGAATTACTTGATACACTCGTTGACTACACCACACGATTAGCAAAAGGATTGAACATCATCGGCTTATTGAATATCCAGTATGTTATTTCAAAAGGTGAAGTCTTTGTGATTGAAGTCAATCCAAGATCAAGTCGAACAGTGCCGTTTATGAGCAAAATTACATCAATTCCAATGGCTAATATTGCGACAAAAGCAATTTTAGGGCAAAGCATCGTTGACCAAGGTTTTACACCAGGACTTGCACCAATTTCAAAAGGAGTATTCGTCAAAGTACCGGTCTTTTCTTTTGCCAAGTTACGCCGTGTTGATATTACACTCGGGCCAGAAATGAAATCTACTGGAGAAGTGATGGGCAAAGACACAACACTTGAAAAAGCGTTGTATAAAGGATTAGCAGCAGCGGGCATGGAAGTAAAAGATCATGGCACAGTGCTACTAACAGTAGCCGATAAAGATAAAGAAGAAGCGATCGGTTTAGCAAAACGCTTTAAAGCAATCGGCTATCAAATTATGGCAACTGGCGGAACAGCCAAAGCTTTCGAAGAAGCGGGAATCATCGTTGCACCAGTCGGCAAAATTGGGTCTGAAGGCAAAACTTTGCTCGATGTTATTCAAAACGGCGACACGCAAATCGTCATCAATACCTTAACAAAAGGCAAACAACCAGAACGTGACGGCTTTCGCATTCGCCGTGAATCGGTTGAGAACGGCATTCCTTGTCTAACTTCGCTGGATACAGCAGAAGCGATGTTACGTGTTATCGAATCAATGACTTTCTCAGCGGAGGAAATGGGGGCAGGCATATGA
- a CDS encoding dihydroorotate dehydrogenase electron transfer subunit, whose translation MIKQERMQIIKQQQIAHHIFELTVKGTLANEMAEPGQFVHIRVADSFEPLLRRPISVASIDLEASQFTMIYRAEGRGTQLLAEKTAGDTLDVLGPLGHGFPVEEAVKRAYLIGGGIGVPPLYELAKQLNARGIETVHILGFESKQAVFYEDKFRELGDTHIATVDGSHGTQGFVTHILNELPTDFDTYYSCGPTAMLEAVQWAYPQKKGFLSYEQRMGCGIGACFACVCRTTKSETDYIKVCSDGPVFPAGVVIT comes from the coding sequence ATGATCAAACAAGAACGTATGCAAATTATCAAGCAGCAGCAAATCGCCCATCACATTTTTGAACTAACTGTAAAAGGGACTCTTGCCAATGAAATGGCAGAACCCGGACAATTTGTCCATATTCGCGTGGCTGATAGTTTTGAGCCTTTGTTGCGTCGCCCAATTTCAGTGGCTTCAATCGATCTAGAAGCTTCGCAATTTACAATGATTTATCGAGCAGAAGGACGTGGAACACAGTTATTGGCTGAAAAAACAGCGGGTGATACCTTAGACGTACTCGGACCACTCGGACACGGCTTTCCGGTAGAAGAAGCTGTGAAAAGAGCGTATTTGATTGGCGGAGGAATCGGTGTTCCACCGCTATATGAACTCGCCAAACAGTTAAACGCGCGCGGTATCGAAACGGTCCATATCCTGGGATTTGAAAGCAAGCAAGCCGTTTTTTATGAAGATAAGTTTCGCGAACTTGGCGATACACATATTGCGACAGTTGATGGATCTCATGGTACGCAAGGGTTTGTGACGCATATCCTCAACGAGTTGCCAACAGATTTTGATACCTATTATAGCTGTGGACCAACTGCGATGCTTGAAGCGGTGCAATGGGCGTATCCACAGAAAAAAGGGTTCTTATCGTATGAGCAACGAATGGGCTGCGGCATCGGAGCATGCTTCGCTTGCGTATGCCGAACAACGAAAAGCGAAACGGATTACATCAAAGTGTGTTCAGATGGACCGGTATTTCCAGCAGGAGTGGTGATTACATGA
- a CDS encoding dihydroorotase: MNLFIKNVTMLQNGEMSPTNIRVVNGKVNEIGRNLQAQNETQIDGKGRMVAPGFVDIHVHLREPGGEQKETIESGTRSAAKGGFTTICAMPNTRPVPDTKENLQLVNGLIEKNALIRVLPYASITIREAGKERTNLQELKENGAFAFTDDGVGIQEAGMMYETMQEAAKIDMAVVAHCEDNSLIYDGVMHDGKRSRELGLKGIPAVAESVHIARDILLAEAAGAHYHVCHVSTKESVRVIRDAKRAGVRVTAEVTPHHLLLTEDDIPADDANYKMNPPLRAKEDWQALHEGLLDGTLDFIATDHAPHTAAEKTNGMNGSMFGIVGFETAFPLLYSKFVKNGTWTLQQLIDWLTIKPSETFNLPYGKLETGQVADLVLLDLEKEQEIQVNTFLSKGRNTPFGGWKCTGWPVMTIFSGEIVWQEEEN, translated from the coding sequence TTGAATTTATTTATTAAAAACGTAACCATGCTGCAAAATGGAGAAATGTCACCAACAAATATTCGGGTCGTAAATGGCAAAGTTAATGAAATCGGTAGAAACTTACAGGCGCAAAACGAAACCCAAATTGACGGCAAAGGCCGAATGGTCGCACCAGGGTTCGTTGATATCCACGTACATTTGCGTGAACCGGGTGGGGAGCAAAAAGAAACCATCGAAAGCGGAACGCGTTCAGCAGCAAAAGGCGGCTTTACTACGATTTGTGCGATGCCAAACACACGTCCTGTTCCGGATACGAAAGAAAATCTTCAACTGGTCAACGGATTGATCGAAAAAAATGCGCTTATCCGAGTTTTGCCATATGCTTCAATTACCATTAGAGAAGCAGGAAAAGAACGCACGAACTTACAGGAACTAAAAGAAAACGGTGCTTTCGCTTTTACGGATGATGGTGTCGGCATTCAAGAAGCGGGAATGATGTACGAAACGATGCAAGAAGCAGCGAAAATCGACATGGCAGTCGTTGCGCATTGCGAAGACAATAGCTTGATTTATGATGGTGTCATGCACGACGGTAAGCGCAGTAGAGAACTTGGGCTTAAAGGCATTCCAGCGGTTGCTGAATCGGTGCATATTGCACGCGACATTTTACTAGCAGAAGCAGCAGGCGCACATTACCACGTCTGCCACGTCAGCACAAAAGAATCAGTTCGCGTCATTCGCGACGCAAAACGTGCAGGAGTTCGCGTAACAGCTGAAGTTACACCTCACCATTTGCTGTTAACAGAAGATGATATTCCAGCGGACGATGCCAATTACAAAATGAACCCGCCACTACGTGCAAAGGAAGATTGGCAAGCGCTACACGAAGGTTTGCTTGACGGCACACTAGACTTTATTGCGACAGACCATGCACCACATACAGCGGCAGAAAAAACAAATGGCATGAATGGCTCGATGTTTGGAATCGTCGGTTTTGAAACAGCATTTCCATTGCTCTACAGCAAATTTGTTAAAAATGGTACATGGACGTTACAACAATTAATCGACTGGTTGACGATCAAACCGAGCGAAACGTTTAACTTGCCCTATGGCAAATTAGAAACAGGTCAAGTAGCAGATTTAGTATTGCTGGATCTGGAAAAAGAACAAGAAATTCAAGTAAATACATTTTTATCGAAAGGTCGCAATACACCATTTGGTGGCTGGAAATGTACAGGATGGCCGGTAATGACTATTTTTAGTGGAGAAATCGTATGGCAGGAGGAGGAAAATTAA
- a CDS encoding carbamoyl phosphate synthase small subunit — protein sequence MKRYLILEDGTVFEGTAFGSDSASVGEIVFNTSMTGYQEILSDPSYCGQIVTMTYPLIGNYGINSDDFESIEPAVKGMVVRELAEFPSNFRNKSTLDELFKTKNIPGISGIDTRKLTRLIRSKGAIKGVLTAAGEEVQLAAVVKTLEETILPSDQVAQVSTARPYPSPGRGKRVVLIDYGMKHGILRELNNRDCDVIVVPYNTSSKEILAWGPDGVMLSNGPGDPKDVEECVDVVRELLGQVPIFGICLGHQLFARACGADTFKLKFGHRGGNHPVRDLVTGKIEITSQNHGYAVDEDTLQGTRLKVTHSALNDDTNEGLAHLDYPAFTVQYHPESSPGPEDSNYLFDRFIDVMNATRKEHQHA from the coding sequence ATGAAACGTTATTTAATCTTAGAAGACGGTACGGTATTTGAAGGAACAGCATTTGGAAGCGACAGTGCTTCTGTCGGAGAAATCGTTTTTAATACGAGTATGACGGGTTATCAGGAAATTTTATCGGATCCTTCTTACTGCGGACAAATTGTCACGATGACCTACCCATTAATCGGCAACTACGGCATTAATAGTGACGATTTCGAATCGATTGAACCAGCAGTTAAAGGAATGGTCGTTCGCGAACTTGCCGAGTTTCCATCCAATTTCAGAAATAAGTCAACTTTAGACGAATTATTCAAAACAAAAAACATTCCTGGGATTTCAGGTATTGATACACGTAAACTGACACGTTTAATCCGCTCAAAAGGCGCCATCAAAGGAGTCTTAACAGCAGCCGGTGAAGAAGTTCAATTAGCAGCAGTCGTGAAGACGCTCGAAGAAACGATTTTGCCAAGCGACCAAGTGGCGCAAGTTTCAACAGCACGTCCTTATCCAAGCCCTGGTCGTGGCAAACGCGTTGTATTAATTGACTACGGCATGAAGCATGGCATTTTACGCGAACTTAACAACCGCGATTGCGACGTCATTGTCGTTCCTTATAACACGTCATCAAAAGAAATTCTTGCTTGGGGACCTGATGGCGTTATGTTATCAAATGGCCCTGGAGATCCAAAAGATGTAGAAGAATGTGTAGACGTGGTACGCGAACTACTTGGCCAAGTTCCAATCTTCGGCATCTGCCTAGGTCATCAATTGTTCGCAAGAGCTTGTGGTGCAGACACGTTCAAATTGAAATTCGGACATCGCGGAGGCAATCATCCAGTACGCGACTTAGTCACAGGCAAAATCGAAATCACATCACAAAACCATGGCTACGCTGTGGATGAAGATACCTTACAAGGAACTCGTCTAAAAGTAACGCATAGTGCATTAAATGATGATACAAATGAAGGCTTGGCACACTTAGATTATCCAGCTTTCACAGTTCAATACCACCCAGAATCATCACCCGGACCGGAAGACTCAAACTACTTATTCGACCGCTTTATTGATGTTATGAACGCAACTCGAAAGGAGCACCAACATGCCTAA
- a CDS encoding dihydroorotate dehydrogenase: MIDLTVKLPGLNLKNPIMPASGCFGFGKEYAQLYDLSQLGAIMIKATTVEMRLGNPTPRVAETASGMLNAIGLQNPGLEKVAGQELPWLEKYDVPIIANVAGTTTEDYVEVAKAISQAPNVHALEINISCPNVKQGGITFGTDPDVARELTRAVKEVSAVPVYVKLSPNVTNIVSIAKAVEEGGADGITMINTLLGMRMDTKTGRPIIANITGGLSGPAIKPVALRMVYEVSQHTKLPIIGMGGVTNVDDVIDFLSAGASAVAVGTANFVNPFVCPEIIKQLPEHLHELGFDSVEQLVGRSHRL, translated from the coding sequence ATGATTGATTTAACAGTTAAACTTCCAGGGCTCAACTTAAAAAACCCAATCATGCCAGCTTCTGGCTGTTTCGGTTTTGGTAAAGAGTATGCACAATTATACGACTTGTCGCAGCTTGGTGCCATCATGATCAAAGCAACGACCGTTGAAATGCGTCTTGGTAATCCGACTCCGCGAGTTGCAGAAACAGCGTCGGGCATGCTAAACGCTATCGGTTTACAAAATCCTGGCCTTGAAAAAGTAGCCGGTCAAGAATTACCATGGTTAGAAAAGTACGACGTGCCGATCATTGCCAATGTAGCGGGAACGACGACAGAAGATTATGTCGAAGTCGCGAAAGCTATTTCACAAGCACCAAATGTTCATGCACTGGAAATCAATATTTCGTGTCCAAACGTTAAGCAAGGCGGCATCACGTTCGGTACCGATCCAGACGTAGCCCGTGAGTTAACGCGTGCTGTAAAAGAAGTGTCTGCTGTGCCGGTTTATGTTAAATTGTCGCCGAACGTGACGAATATCGTGTCAATCGCCAAAGCAGTCGAAGAAGGTGGTGCGGATGGCATTACGATGATTAATACATTACTCGGCATGCGCATGGATACGAAAACTGGACGTCCGATTATCGCCAATATTACAGGTGGCTTGTCAGGGCCTGCTATTAAACCGGTCGCTTTACGGATGGTTTACGAAGTTAGTCAGCATACTAAGCTGCCAATTATCGGTATGGGCGGGGTAACAAATGTGGACGATGTCATCGACTTTTTATCAGCCGGCGCGAGCGCTGTGGCGGTCGGAACAGCCAATTTCGTCAATCCATTTGTCTGTCCAGAAATAATAAAGCAACTACCAGAACACTTGCACGAACTTGGATTTGATTCAGTCGAACAACTTGTCGGAAGGAGTCATCGTCTGTGA